From a single Desulfonatronovibrio hydrogenovorans DSM 9292 genomic region:
- a CDS encoding 23S rRNA (pseudouridine(1915)-N(3))-methyltransferase RlmH produces MRGIRIIQVGKVRKGFCREALGHYLQKITPYIQVQLVTVKDARNGDRHQKMETEARAILDRLTPQDLLVVLDEQGKAMTSRKFSARLQAWDEDPGRRPCFVVGGAWGLSDTVRSKADQLMGLGPMTLPHELAAVVLLEQIYRAQTILHGHPYHH; encoded by the coding sequence ATGCGGGGAATCAGGATAATCCAGGTGGGCAAGGTTCGAAAGGGATTTTGCAGAGAGGCCCTTGGCCACTACCTGCAAAAAATAACGCCCTATATTCAGGTCCAACTGGTCACTGTCAAGGATGCCAGAAACGGGGACAGACATCAGAAAATGGAGACTGAAGCCAGGGCCATCCTGGACCGGCTCACCCCCCAGGACCTGTTGGTGGTCCTGGATGAACAGGGCAAGGCCATGACCTCCAGAAAATTTTCAGCCAGGCTCCAGGCCTGGGATGAAGACCCTGGGCGCCGGCCCTGCTTTGTAGTGGGCGGAGCATGGGGCCTGTCCGACACGGTCAGGTCAAAAGCCGACCAGCTCATGGGGCTGGGACCCATGACCCTGCCCCATGAGCTGGCCGCAGTAGTCCTTTTGGAACAGATCTACCGAGCCCAGACCATACTCCATGGTCATCCCTATCATCATTAA
- a CDS encoding SDR family NAD(P)-dependent oxidoreductase — MLNNDSTLIITGASMGIGRALALGLAGLGVNLVLNARTRDLLDQTAFQCSKQGVTARAVCGDISRPETAVCCVEKARESGRLTGFIHAAGLLNPGPYIWELGYQEFSGVFDVNVLASFTLIREVVPLLIPAGQGLAVFIGSGAAEITQPGIAAYCAAKSAQEHLARQLAAETRAVTCFVYRPGIVETRMQEQARQARGGGARELHRVFRPWKEKGQLLSPEQSAQGLINILKNNPHKHHGKTVTWTP, encoded by the coding sequence ATGCTCAATAATGATTCAACTCTGATCATCACTGGAGCCTCCATGGGCATAGGCCGGGCCCTGGCCCTTGGTCTGGCCGGACTTGGAGTCAACCTCGTTCTTAATGCCAGAACCAGAGATCTTCTTGATCAGACTGCTTTTCAATGTTCAAAACAAGGAGTAACGGCCAGGGCCGTGTGCGGGGACATTTCCCGGCCGGAAACTGCAGTCTGCTGCGTTGAAAAGGCCCGTGAGTCCGGCAGGTTGACCGGCTTTATCCATGCTGCCGGCCTGCTCAATCCAGGTCCATATATCTGGGAGCTGGGCTACCAAGAGTTCTCAGGAGTGTTTGACGTAAATGTCCTGGCTTCTTTCACTTTGATCAGGGAGGTAGTCCCGCTGCTCATCCCGGCAGGACAGGGCCTGGCCGTGTTCATTGGTTCAGGTGCAGCTGAAATCACCCAGCCGGGCATTGCTGCTTATTGTGCTGCCAAATCTGCCCAGGAGCATCTTGCCAGGCAGCTGGCCGCAGAAACCAGGGCAGTGACATGTTTTGTCTACAGGCCGGGGATTGTGGAAACCAGGATGCAGGAACAGGCCAGACAGGCCCGGGGCGGCGGCGCCCGGGAACTGCACCGGGTATTCAGACCCTGGAAGGAAAAAGGACAGCTCCTGAGCCCTGAACAATCAGCTCAAGGGCTGATCAATATCCTGAAAAACAACCCTCACAAACATCATGGTAAAACCGTGACCTGGACCCCCTGA
- a CDS encoding serine dehydratase subunit alpha family protein, with product MDYSVKDVLQAQVSPALGCTEPAAVALGAAAAISLLPDKFFDSIELWLDPNVYKNGLAVSIPGAGGLSGLDMAASLGALGGDPDLGLEVLQPLTQDHVAEAQRMIQAGRIKVNLLKDRRGLYVRTMITRGQDRAESIIQGLHDNITDLKLNGKAVSSPLIREDTGSKDNPLDQMDEWLKKLSLTDLLALTDNLDDEDFDFLQQGVDVNLRLAQQGLKYGLGLGVGKTLERLFRQGLIQKDMILSARILTSAAADARMSGVPLPAMSSAGSGNHGLTAVLPIWAVKDYVSGLPQNTVLEAIALSHIVTAYVKAHTGRLSAICGCSVAAGSGATAGITFLLGGDARHIAGSIKNLMEDLAGVICDGAKTGCALKLATAAGTAVQAALFSLHGVNVQDTDGIIGRSSEDTMRNMGTLATEGMIETDRTILEIMVAKQFSDV from the coding sequence ATGGATTATTCAGTCAAAGATGTCCTCCAGGCTCAGGTTTCTCCTGCCCTTGGGTGTACTGAACCGGCAGCTGTTGCTTTGGGTGCTGCTGCCGCCATATCCCTGCTTCCGGACAAGTTTTTTGATTCTATAGAGTTATGGCTGGACCCCAATGTGTATAAAAACGGACTGGCAGTTTCCATCCCCGGGGCCGGGGGGCTGTCCGGCCTGGACATGGCTGCTTCCCTGGGTGCCCTGGGTGGTGATCCGGATCTGGGGCTGGAAGTTCTGCAGCCGTTGACCCAGGACCACGTTGCAGAGGCCCAGCGCATGATTCAGGCTGGCCGGATAAAGGTGAACCTGCTCAAAGACCGTCGGGGTCTGTATGTGCGGACCATGATCACCAGAGGGCAGGATAGGGCAGAATCCATCATCCAGGGACTGCATGATAATATCACTGATCTGAAGCTGAACGGAAAAGCCGTCTCAAGTCCCCTGATCCGGGAAGATACAGGCAGCAAGGATAACCCCCTGGATCAAATGGATGAGTGGCTGAAAAAACTTTCTTTAACCGATCTTCTGGCTCTGACTGACAACCTGGATGATGAGGATTTTGACTTTCTGCAACAAGGAGTTGATGTCAATCTGCGTCTGGCTCAGCAGGGCCTGAAGTACGGTCTGGGCCTGGGGGTGGGTAAGACCCTGGAGCGTCTGTTCCGCCAGGGATTGATTCAAAAGGACATGATCCTGTCTGCCCGGATTCTTACTTCTGCTGCAGCTGATGCCCGGATGTCCGGAGTTCCCCTGCCAGCCATGAGTTCAGCCGGTTCAGGTAATCACGGGTTGACAGCAGTGCTTCCTATCTGGGCGGTAAAGGATTATGTGTCTGGTCTGCCCCAGAATACGGTCCTGGAAGCCATTGCTTTGTCCCATATTGTTACAGCGTATGTAAAGGCTCACACCGGCAGACTGTCCGCCATTTGCGGCTGTTCCGTGGCAGCCGGCTCCGGAGCCACAGCAGGCATAACTTTTCTGCTGGGGGGCGATGCCAGACATATTGCCGGCTCCATCAAGAATCTGATGGAAGATCTGGCTGGAGTGATCTGCGACGGCGCCAAAACCGGGTGTGCCCTGAAGCTGGCAACAGCAGCCGGAACAGCGGTCCAGGCGGCCCTGTTTTCTTTACACGGGGTAAATGTGCAGGACACAGACGGGATTATCGGGCGTTCTTCCGAGGATACCATGCGCAACATGGGGACACTGGCCACAGAGGGGATGATCGAGACCGACCGGACCATCCTGGAGATAATGGTGGCCAAGCAGTTTTCTGATGTCTGA
- a CDS encoding dipeptidase, whose protein sequence is MPKVLIFSMVIAMLAISSPALCCTTTLTGKDASADGSVMISHTDDGLVDARLVHVPAMDHPEGALRPVYYDLAAMGYLPEWGGSEQHRLITDTRGPGYDIQGEPPSIPLGYIPQVAHTYAYIDANYGVMNEHQVAIGECTNKARVHPMPAPGKRIFYSAELSRVALERSRTAREAVELMGQLIETYGYYGTGETLLVADPNEGWVMEMAGYDLNGTSGVWVAKRVPDDGFFVAANQFRIREIQENNPDMLYSGNIFTAAQSKGWWKPEDGPLDWARVYGDGEFHHPYYSLRRVWRAQSLVAPSLDLPAWVDGPFTKEYPFAVRPDQKLTPQDIMAIHRDNYEGTEFDLTKGLAAGPFGNPNRFEGGPEITMDDEGEVSRLEGQFERPLNVFRCVYAYVTQSRNWLPGPIGAKVWYGADRPATSAMMPLYPGGSYLPESVQRASILQFDRGSMWMAFNYVANYAMLKYSYMIEDIRSEQKRFEARVFGEQQSVEAAALELWTAGDEQGARALLAEYSQTTAWEILDTWWRLSEHLYVKYNDGYINTPAAIAQPVPYPAWWLKAVGYEDGPVSYHKPENRN, encoded by the coding sequence ATGCCCAAAGTCCTGATTTTTTCTATGGTTATTGCCATGCTGGCCATTTCTTCACCCGCCCTGTGCTGCACCACTACCCTGACCGGCAAGGACGCTTCAGCCGACGGATCAGTTATGATCTCCCACACTGACGACGGACTGGTTGATGCACGGCTGGTGCATGTTCCGGCCATGGACCATCCTGAAGGTGCCCTGCGCCCTGTCTACTATGACCTGGCCGCCATGGGCTACCTGCCTGAATGGGGAGGTTCAGAGCAGCACCGCCTGATAACCGATACCAGGGGCCCGGGGTATGACATCCAGGGAGAGCCGCCCAGCATCCCCTTGGGATATATTCCCCAGGTTGCCCATACTTATGCCTATATTGACGCCAATTATGGTGTAATGAATGAACATCAGGTGGCCATAGGGGAATGCACCAATAAGGCCAGGGTACATCCCATGCCTGCGCCGGGCAAAAGAATTTTTTATTCAGCAGAATTGTCCAGGGTGGCTCTAGAGCGGAGCAGGACTGCCAGGGAAGCAGTGGAGCTCATGGGGCAGCTCATTGAAACCTACGGCTATTACGGAACCGGAGAAACCCTTCTGGTGGCCGATCCCAATGAAGGCTGGGTCATGGAAATGGCCGGTTATGACCTCAACGGCACCAGCGGTGTCTGGGTGGCCAAACGGGTCCCGGATGACGGATTCTTTGTGGCTGCCAACCAGTTCAGGATCAGGGAAATCCAGGAGAATAACCCGGACATGCTCTATTCTGGCAATATTTTTACAGCTGCCCAGTCCAAAGGGTGGTGGAAACCAGAAGACGGTCCCCTGGACTGGGCCAGGGTTTATGGAGACGGTGAATTTCATCATCCATACTATTCCCTGCGCAGAGTGTGGCGGGCCCAGTCCCTGGTGGCACCATCCCTTGATCTGCCGGCATGGGTGGATGGACCCTTTACCAAAGAATATCCATTTGCAGTCAGGCCTGACCAGAAACTCACCCCCCAGGACATCATGGCCATCCACCGGGACAATTATGAAGGTACGGAGTTTGATCTGACCAAAGGGCTGGCAGCCGGACCCTTTGGCAACCCCAACCGTTTTGAAGGCGGACCTGAAATCACTATGGACGATGAAGGTGAAGTCTCCAGGCTTGAAGGTCAGTTTGAGCGTCCTTTGAACGTATTCCGCTGTGTATACGCCTATGTGACTCAATCCAGGAACTGGCTGCCCGGTCCCATCGGGGCCAAGGTCTGGTACGGGGCTGACCGTCCGGCCACTTCAGCCATGATGCCCCTTTATCCTGGCGGTTCCTATCTGCCGGAGTCCGTCCAGAGGGCCAGCATCCTGCAGTTCGATCGGGGCAGCATGTGGATGGCATTCAACTATGTGGCCAATTATGCCATGCTCAAATACTCGTACATGATCGAGGACATCAGAAGCGAGCAGAAGCGCTTTGAAGCAAGGGTCTTTGGAGAACAGCAGTCAGTGGAGGCAGCAGCCCTGGAACTCTGGACAGCCGGTGATGAACAGGGGGCCAGAGCCCTGCTTGCTGAATATTCCCAAACCACTGCCTGGGAAATACTTGATACCTGGTGGAGATTGTCGGAGCATCTTTATGTCAAGTACAATGACGGATACATAAATACTCCTGCGGCCATTGCCCAGCCAGTCCCCTATCCAGCCTGGTGGCTCAAGGCTGTAGGGTACGAAGACGGTCCGGTTTCATACCATAAGCCTGAAAACAGGAATTGA
- the murA gene encoding UDP-N-acetylglucosamine 1-carboxyvinyltransferase, with protein MDKLIIDGGQALKGVIRISGSKNAALPVLFAALMADGDVILENVPGLRDIHTTLKLLTLLGCDSRFRGEYVEVRAGDLVPEAPYDLVRTMRASVLCLGPLLAKLGRARVALPGGCAIGSRPVDLHLRALEQMGARFDLDSGYIMGTCQRLKGAHIIFDFPTVGGTENLLMAASLADGETVLENSAREPEVVDLANFLNACGARITGQGTSVITIKGVSSLKGCRYRVMSDRIEAGTYMVAGAITQGDLVLSNCPFEELEAVVAKLREMGVHIEKEKSGIRVKPNGQLNCVDLVTLPYPGFPTDMQAQIMALMCVADGSGMIKETIFENRFMHALELIRMGARIKLSGQTAMIRGGARLTGAPVMASDLRASASLVLAGLAARGRTEVRRIYHLDRGYESMEQKLSAVGARISREKE; from the coding sequence ATGGACAAATTGATAATTGACGGCGGACAGGCCCTGAAGGGTGTGATCCGGATAAGTGGTTCAAAGAACGCAGCCCTGCCGGTTCTGTTTGCCGCTCTTATGGCTGACGGAGATGTCATCCTGGAGAACGTTCCTGGCCTGCGGGATATTCATACCACTCTCAAGCTGCTGACTCTTCTGGGTTGTGATTCCAGGTTCAGGGGAGAATATGTCGAGGTCCGGGCCGGAGATCTGGTGCCTGAAGCTCCCTATGATCTGGTCCGGACCATGCGGGCTTCAGTGCTCTGCCTGGGTCCCTTGCTGGCCAAGCTGGGCCGGGCCAGGGTGGCCCTGCCCGGAGGATGTGCCATTGGTTCCAGACCGGTGGATCTGCATTTGAGGGCCCTGGAACAGATGGGGGCACGGTTTGATCTTGACTCTGGCTATATTATGGGAACCTGCCAGCGGCTCAAAGGAGCCCATATTATCTTTGACTTCCCAACAGTCGGGGGCACGGAAAATCTGCTCATGGCCGCCAGCCTGGCAGATGGAGAAACAGTCCTGGAGAATTCTGCCAGGGAACCGGAAGTTGTGGATCTGGCTAATTTTCTCAATGCCTGCGGCGCACGGATCACCGGCCAGGGAACCAGTGTTATTACCATCAAAGGGGTTTCCAGCCTCAAGGGCTGCAGATACCGGGTCATGTCCGACCGGATTGAGGCCGGGACCTACATGGTGGCCGGAGCCATTACCCAGGGAGATCTGGTTCTCAGTAATTGTCCCTTTGAAGAGCTGGAAGCGGTGGTGGCCAAACTCAGGGAAATGGGGGTTCATATTGAAAAGGAAAAGTCCGGGATCAGGGTCAAGCCCAATGGTCAGCTGAACTGCGTTGACCTGGTCACCCTTCCTTATCCAGGATTCCCCACGGACATGCAGGCCCAGATCATGGCCCTTATGTGCGTGGCTGATGGTTCGGGCATGATCAAGGAAACAATTTTTGAAAACAGGTTCATGCATGCCCTGGAATTAATCCGAATGGGGGCCAGGATCAAGCTGTCCGGACAGACGGCCATGATCCGGGGAGGTGCCAGGCTGACCGGTGCCCCGGTCATGGCCTCGGATCTCCGGGCCAGTGCCAGCCTTGTCCTGGCCGGTCTGGCAGCCAGGGGCAGGACAGAGGTGAGAAGGATATACCATCTGGACAGGGGCTATGAAAGCATGGAGCAAAAACTGTCTGCTGTCGGGGCCAGGATCAGCCGGGAAAAGGAGTGA
- a CDS encoding phenylacetate--CoA ligase family protein codes for MVFDVQNETMPRDELETLQLRRLKYLVQKVYHNVPFYKQKFDETNFRPDHVKSLSDLKYLPFTEKQDLRNNYPFGLFAVPRESVVRVHASSGTTGKATVVGYTQRDVDNWAGLMARSFEACGVTRADIVHNAYGYGLFTGGLGAHYGAEALGATILPVSGGATKRQVMLMKDFGPTVICCTPSYALHLYETALANGISINDLKLRVGIFGAEPWTEEMRQDIQNKLRIKALDIYGLSEIMGPGVGIECIAAQQGLHIWEDHFLVEIIDPETGVPLPYGEKGELVITTLTKEAQPLIRYRTRDITRINSIPCRCGRTHYRIERITGRSDDMLIIRGVNVFPSQIESILLETEGLSPHYQLIIDRKGSMDILEIQVEVDEKIFSDEIRHLQKMEKKITSHIKEFLGVTAKVTLVEPRGIARSEGKAQRIFDKRKI; via the coding sequence ATGGTCTTTGACGTTCAAAATGAAACCATGCCCCGGGATGAACTGGAAACTCTCCAGCTCAGACGACTCAAATATCTTGTCCAGAAAGTCTATCATAATGTCCCCTTTTATAAACAGAAATTTGACGAGACCAACTTCAGACCAGATCACGTCAAATCCCTTTCTGACCTGAAGTACCTGCCCTTTACTGAAAAGCAGGATCTGCGCAACAACTATCCCTTTGGGCTTTTTGCCGTACCCAGGGAAAGCGTGGTCCGGGTCCATGCATCATCCGGAACTACAGGCAAAGCCACGGTGGTGGGTTATACCCAGCGTGACGTGGACAACTGGGCCGGACTCATGGCCAGATCTTTTGAGGCCTGCGGGGTCACCAGGGCTGACATCGTTCATAATGCTTACGGGTACGGCCTGTTCACCGGCGGCCTTGGAGCCCATTATGGAGCTGAAGCACTTGGAGCCACCATCCTGCCGGTATCCGGAGGAGCAACCAAGCGCCAGGTGATGCTCATGAAGGATTTCGGTCCCACTGTCATCTGCTGCACTCCATCTTATGCCCTGCACCTTTACGAAACAGCCCTGGCCAATGGAATCAGCATCAACGACCTCAAACTCAGGGTGGGCATCTTCGGGGCTGAACCCTGGACCGAGGAAATGCGCCAGGACATCCAGAATAAACTGAGGATCAAAGCCCTGGATATCTACGGACTATCTGAAATCATGGGGCCTGGTGTGGGTATCGAATGCATTGCAGCCCAGCAGGGCCTGCATATCTGGGAGGATCACTTCCTGGTGGAAATAATTGATCCTGAGACCGGTGTTCCCCTGCCCTATGGCGAGAAAGGGGAACTGGTCATCACCACCCTGACCAAGGAAGCCCAGCCTTTAATAAGATACAGGACCAGGGATATCACCAGGATCAATTCCATCCCGTGCCGGTGCGGCCGGACTCACTACCGGATAGAACGAATCACCGGAAGAAGCGATGACATGCTCATCATCCGGGGAGTCAATGTATTTCCTTCCCAGATTGAAAGCATTCTCCTTGAGACAGAAGGTCTCTCACCCCACTACCAGCTCATAATCGACCGTAAGGGTTCCATGGACATCCTGGAAATCCAGGTGGAGGTGGATGAAAAGATCTTTTCGGATGAAATCCGTCATCTTCAGAAGATGGAAAAGAAAATCACGTCACACATCAAAGAATTCCTCGGGGTCACTGCCAAGGTCACCCTGGTGGAGCCCAGAGGCATTGCAAGATCAGAAGGCAAGGCCCAGCGAATTTTCGATAAAAGAAAAATCTAG
- a CDS encoding ACT domain-containing protein, translating into MKVEQISIFLENRAGRLADVTRTLSEAGVNIRALSLADTTDFGILRLIVTDHEKAKEALKKNGFTVGRTNVVAAEVKDRPGGLHDILSMLSENGINVEYMYAFVQQSGKNAVLIFRFDRTDEAIETLQKNGVRIIPGNELYNI; encoded by the coding sequence ATGAAAGTGGAACAGATTTCAATATTTCTGGAAAACAGAGCCGGGAGACTGGCCGACGTAACCAGAACCCTGTCTGAAGCCGGGGTGAACATAAGGGCCCTTTCCCTGGCCGATACCACTGACTTTGGAATACTCAGGCTCATTGTCACTGATCACGAAAAAGCCAAGGAAGCCCTCAAAAAGAACGGATTCACTGTTGGCAGGACCAATGTTGTGGCTGCTGAAGTAAAAGACAGGCCGGGCGGACTGCACGATATCCTGTCCATGCTCAGTGAAAACGGAATCAACGTGGAATACATGTACGCCTTTGTCCAGCAAAGCGGCAAAAACGCTGTGCTCATATTCCGTTTTGACCGGACTGATGAAGCCATTGAAACTCTGCAGAAAAACGGAGTGCGCATCATTCCGGGAAATGAGCTTTACAATATCTGA
- a CDS encoding ATP-grasp domain-containing protein, which yields MIIRKINEFRGKFSQLQKGDAFVGNLVLRPGEEFIPVDIINRGIIVFPPLSAQLLSRSKIFQAEILGGFMVEDTFVAYKNKDIMRNMPRFAGHTQVVCKRDRKHLGLGLSRWDSLESLQSLAAMETLPFPFVVQPFVPNARDIRVVIIEDYCEAYEKINPYSFRKNLAHGGTAHKIKLTPELDSFCRRVMARGEFPYAILDILVDESDRLYLSEITLTGGLTGSRLGQEEFRKRKKSINNAYASSLGKSHL from the coding sequence ATGATAATCAGAAAAATAAATGAGTTCCGGGGAAAATTTTCTCAGCTGCAAAAGGGCGACGCTTTTGTTGGCAACCTTGTGTTAAGGCCTGGGGAAGAATTCATTCCTGTGGATATCATTAACCGGGGAATCATTGTTTTCCCGCCTTTATCAGCCCAGCTCCTGAGCAGATCCAAAATTTTCCAGGCTGAGATCCTGGGCGGTTTCATGGTTGAAGATACCTTTGTGGCTTATAAAAACAAGGATATCATGCGCAATATGCCCCGGTTTGCCGGACATACCCAGGTAGTCTGCAAAAGGGACCGCAAGCACCTGGGGCTGGGACTCAGCAGGTGGGACTCCCTGGAATCCCTGCAGAGCCTTGCAGCCATGGAAACCCTTCCCTTTCCTTTTGTTGTCCAGCCTTTTGTACCAAATGCCAGGGACATCCGGGTAGTCATCATTGAAGACTATTGTGAAGCCTATGAAAAAATCAATCCATACAGCTTTCGCAAAAATCTGGCCCATGGCGGAACCGCCCATAAAATAAAACTCACTCCGGAACTGGACAGTTTCTGCCGCAGGGTTATGGCCAGGGGTGAATTTCCCTACGCCATTCTGGATATACTCGTGGATGAATCTGACAGACTGTATCTGTCGGAAATCACCCTAACCGGGGGACTCACAGGCTCCAGACTGGGCCAGGAAGAATTCCGGAAAAGAAAAAAATCCATCAACAACGCCTATGCCTCCTCGCTGGGCAAGTCTCATCTATAA
- a CDS encoding NAD(P)H-dependent flavin oxidoreductase translates to MDFPELRIKDLVAKVPIIQGGMGVGISLSRLSSAVANQGGVGVISAAMIGVDEPDVAKNPVQAHIRALKREIQKAREMTSGILGVNIMVALTNFADMVKTSVQEGIDIIFSGAGLPFDLPKYLKEGSRTRLVPIVSSARAAKILCKKWISKFDYTPDGFVVEGPLAGGHLGFKPEQINDPAYQLEKLVQEVVEEVKPFEQERGQSIPVIAAGGIYTGEDICRFLRLGASGVQLGTRFVATHECDADDNFKQAFINSRQEDLMVIKSPVGMPGRALRNTFLSDVEQGKRKPFKCPYHCIVTCDYQKSPYCIAAALNSAKKGKMHRGFAFAGETAWRITGLMSVKELMDTLKQEYIMACSDQKEPIPAL, encoded by the coding sequence ATGGACTTTCCAGAATTAAGAATAAAAGACCTAGTGGCCAAGGTTCCCATCATCCAGGGTGGAATGGGAGTGGGAATTTCCCTGTCCCGCCTTTCTTCTGCCGTGGCCAATCAGGGCGGGGTGGGGGTTATTTCCGCAGCCATGATCGGAGTTGATGAACCGGATGTGGCCAAAAATCCGGTCCAGGCCCATATCCGGGCCTTGAAAAGGGAAATTCAGAAAGCCAGGGAGATGACCTCAGGCATCCTGGGAGTGAATATCATGGTCGCTTTGACCAACTTTGCCGATATGGTCAAAACATCTGTCCAGGAAGGCATTGACATCATCTTTTCCGGAGCCGGGCTTCCCTTTGATCTGCCCAAGTATCTCAAAGAAGGTTCCAGGACCAGGTTGGTACCCATTGTTTCGTCGGCCCGGGCCGCCAAAATCCTGTGCAAGAAATGGATATCCAAGTTTGACTATACTCCTGACGGTTTTGTAGTGGAAGGGCCTCTGGCTGGAGGACACCTTGGCTTTAAACCCGAACAGATCAATGATCCGGCCTACCAGCTTGAAAAGCTGGTCCAGGAGGTCGTGGAAGAGGTCAAGCCCTTTGAACAGGAACGCGGACAATCCATTCCGGTCATTGCTGCCGGTGGAATCTACACTGGAGAAGACATCTGCCGCTTTCTGCGTCTTGGAGCATCCGGTGTCCAGCTTGGCACCCGTTTTGTGGCCACCCATGAATGCGATGCTGATGACAACTTCAAACAGGCCTTCATAAATTCCAGACAAGAGGATCTCATGGTCATTAAAAGTCCGGTGGGCATGCCAGGACGGGCTCTGCGCAACACTTTCCTGAGTGACGTGGAGCAGGGCAAAAGAAAGCCCTTTAAATGCCCCTACCACTGCATTGTAACCTGCGACTACCAGAAAAGTCCTTACTGCATAGCTGCAGCCTTGAATAGCGCCAAAAAGGGCAAAATGCATCGGGGATTCGCTTTTGCCGGAGAAACAGCCTGGCGCATCACCGGGCTGATGTCTGTCAAAGAACTGATGGACACGCTGAAACAGGAATACATCATGGCCTGTTCCGATCAAAAAGAACCGATTCCGGCCCTTTGA
- a CDS encoding amino acid ABC transporter permease — protein MIPSLIRKFHKVILSRNLWDIIKFLIILGIIYWIISTGSDKLNYNWQWYRVKQFLYTFDQGSFTVGPLLQGLWVTLKITFFSLFLALALGLTTSIFRLSNSMVAGLVARTYVEVIRNTPLLIQLLFNYFVLSPILGISPFMTAVLTLSLFEGAYASEIIRAGIQSIDKGQWEAAQSSGLNRMQTYFYIIIPQAYRFLVPPLTNQSVSLVKDSALVSTIAIYDLTMQGQVIISNTFLTFEIWFTVAAIYLAVALIITLVVSILEKRLQGKKVPVKTF, from the coding sequence ATGATCCCTAGTCTTATCAGGAAGTTCCATAAAGTCATTTTATCCAGGAACCTTTGGGATATCATCAAGTTCCTGATAATTCTGGGAATAATCTACTGGATTATTTCCACCGGGTCTGACAAGCTCAACTATAACTGGCAATGGTACAGAGTAAAACAGTTTCTGTACACTTTTGACCAGGGCAGTTTTACTGTCGGTCCACTGCTTCAGGGTTTGTGGGTCACCCTGAAGATCACCTTTTTCAGCCTGTTCCTGGCCCTGGCCCTGGGGCTGACCACCAGCATCTTCAGGTTGTCCAATTCCATGGTGGCCGGCCTTGTTGCCAGGACTTACGTTGAAGTCATCCGCAATACTCCGCTTTTGATACAGCTTTTATTCAACTATTTTGTTTTGTCCCCTATCCTGGGCATTTCACCCTTCATGACCGCAGTGCTGACTCTCAGCCTGTTTGAAGGAGCCTATGCGTCTGAAATAATCAGGGCCGGCATCCAGTCCATTGACAAGGGACAGTGGGAAGCAGCTCAGAGTTCAGGATTAAACAGGATGCAGACTTATTTTTACATAATAATTCCACAAGCATACAGATTTCTTGTCCCTCCTTTGACCAACCAGAGCGTATCTCTGGTCAAGGACTCTGCCCTGGTAAGCACCATAGCCATCTATGACTTGACAATGCAGGGACAGGTCATAATATCAAATACGTTTTTAACCTTTGAAATATGGTTTACCGTCGCTGCCATTTACCTGGCCGTGGCATTGATCATCACCCTGGTGGTGTCCATCCTGGAAAAGCGCCTTCAAGGAAAAAAAGTTCCGGTTAAAACCTTCTGA